In Melanotaenia boesemani isolate fMelBoe1 chromosome 1, fMelBoe1.pri, whole genome shotgun sequence, the genomic window GATAACAAACTTACACGAGGAAGGGCTCTTACACACCCAGTCAGCATCAAGAACCGGCTGCAGCTAAAGGTCCCTCTGTTGCTTGTCCTTGCATCACctgtgcaaacacaaacatggtgCAAAAACCACATCCATGTGCAAGTTTGGATGTATCCTCTAAACCTGCAGGGGTACAGAGCTCTCCTGATGTTGACCAATGCTCCAAATGCTCCTGACGGCTGATTGTAGGCTTCGTGTATGAGGATGTTAAGAAGACAAATAGACTGATGGAAGATATTAAAGGAAGACTCCAGAAGGTGGAACAAACATAAACTTAATCTTTCCAACACATGAGTGCGTTGGAAAGATTTTCACAATTCAGAAAgactttaaaggtgcagcatcGTGATGGATCTCTGTTAGAAAGCCGTCGCCGGAGGAGTGGATTAATGAGTCTTTCTTGACAAGACCTCATTGTTGTCCTCCTTGGACATAGGCTTAAACTCTGGTGAGTAATCAGCCTTGGACCAGCTCCCCTCGACCGTCCCCTGGTGTCGCTCCTGCTTCCATACTCGCTCGTACTCCTGCTTCAGCTCCTGGTAGGAGCGGGAGAAGGTATGAAAGATGGAGGTGGCCGGGAACGCCATGATGAGAATACCACTCAGGATGCTGATGAGCGCCACTACCTGTCCGGGGATGCTGCGTGGCACCATGTCGCCGTAGCCCACTGTTGTCATGGAGATGATGGCCCACCAGTAGGAGGCCGGGATGCTGCTGAATCTCTGGTGGGGGTGTGTGGCGGCAAACGGTGCCAGTTCGCTCTCGGCCAGATGGACCAGAGGTGAGAAGAGGGTGACGGCCACACAGacaaagagcagcagcaggCCGAACTCCCTCATGCTGCGCTGCATGGTCAGCCCTAGCGTCTGCAGGCCCAGAGAGTGGCGCGCCAGCCGCATCACGTAGAGGATGCGCAGGGCCCGAAGTAGGCGCAGGATCAGACTCAGCTTGTCCAGGTAGCCTCTACTGGCCCCCATGATGACATCCTCCTGTGACTCATCACCAACATCCACCACCAAGGACACGTAATATGGCAGGATGGCGATGGCATCAATGATGTTGAGGGGGCCACGAGCAAAGGCCAGCTTGCTTTGGGCGTTGACAAATCGCAGCACGAACTCCAGAGTGAACCAAGCCACGCAGATGGACTCCACCACAAACATGTTGCGACACTTCTGAGAGCACTCGCCCTGCAGAGGTACAAACACACAGCAACTTACAACTCAACTCCAAAGTTAGAACGCTGTGTAAagtgacaataaaaacagaattcaatgatttctaaatctcatcaacccacatTTTCTTCCCAGTAGCAGCTCAACATCATACCAGatgatgaaacggagacgtttcaccatgtgatgaaaatatgagatgatagtgaatctgatggaagaagttggaacaggagcaacaaaaggctggaaaagtacctggtacaaaccagaaacacctggaggagcattggacaactaaccaggttacctggcaacaggtcagtaacatgactgggtataaaaggagcatttcagagaggcagagtctctcagatggaaagatggacagagcttcaccaatctgagacaaactggatctaaaactatGAATCAGTTTTACAAAAATGTTCCTGAGACTTTAAAGATCCACCATCCGACATCATCCTGGAAGCCTACAGGGCATTTATGACATCCAGCTCTGGTTTCTTCTACAGTGTTCTCTGCAGGATGCTAGCAGCGGGACGTGTTGCAGGTGAAAACCTATTTGTCTTGGGTGTAATAAAGTTAATTAGTATTATAGGTAAGATACGTGCTTGTCTTTCCACTATCCTGACAATGTTTCATATTTATGGAAATGCAACACTGAATTGTTAGAGGAGCTGAAAAGCATAGAACAACCACCAGTTATTGTCATTAAAGCCACCGTCCTGCCCTCCATGCTGCCGTCACCGCTGTGGAGCCTGAGCAAAACACGGGACtgaaaaacacttaaaagcTGCAGAGCAGCTGCATTGATTTCTTCAGCGCTGAATGTTTGTGAGAAATCAAATCTTTCTTTGTTCCTGTGTGTGAACAACAAAGCCAGACTGTCTGCTGAGCAGTCACCACAAACACCACAGCAACACAGAAAGAGGTGAAAATGAGGACAGTAAATGCAGATTACTGCTCACGGTGAACGGCTTTGTCTGACCAGAGCAGCTGAATCCAGGACGCAGCGCTGAATTTGGCCTGAACTTTCTGCATCGCCATCATCTTCACGTCTCACTGcatcatttcagctgcttaGGTCTTTACAGTCCAGGTCAGCCATGATCTTCATGCAACCATCTTAACTTTTGTGGCAAGCTGTGCTATAATTATGTCATGGTGCCATGAAAACAATACCAAAGAAAGTCATATAGTGGACTGGCAATGATGGAAGAAGTAGAAGAAATCTCTGTGGAGTTTTAGAGGTTCTTCACAAGTAATGATGAACAGGGACTACATACTGTACCTTCAGGGTTTAGTTTCTGGTTGATTTCATAGAAAACACCACTGAGGTAACTCAGCTGTCAGCCAGCAGTTCAGAAATATCACCAGCAATATAACAGAAATTATCATTTATCAAGGACTTTGTCAAACCCAGAGAGATTTTGCTGAGAAAGAGGGAAAAGTGTGGGACTGACGCCAGTGAGAagtgctgcctcctggtggacaggaAGACTAACACACCCTGGAAAAGTCCAACCTGCGATGTCCTGTGTCTTTTAGTGGACAGGAACTGGTTTTTGGAGTGAAACGAATGATTTGTGACACCTAATTGTTTTGTAAACTGTTGTATAAAAACCTCCCGAGACATTTGctgcattaaaaatgtgtaaataactaTGTTGGCAAATTTTATGCACaagtttaaaactaaaaattaaaattttcattCTAAGTTGTAAAATGgttcattaaacatgtttgtggttttcacacaaaaaaaactttttcctactttatgtttttgtgtgattttggaTCCAGTGTTTTAATACAGGAGGTCAGAAtgaaaaaataactgtaaaatcaCACGTGTGCGGTTGTgctgaaaatgataaaaacaaattaggcagataaactgttttaaaggaGAACtacaaggtaaaaataaaactagtcAGTTATACACTATTCATGCCAGGAAACAAGAACAAACACTGCAGTCCAccattttcctcctttgtttctgtgttccTTGTAATTCAGGGAAGGTGTCACGCTACTATTACGTCCCGCCATTTCACAGCTGATGTAATAGCCTATCACTATCCAGTGTATACCCCATCTACCagatcagcagcagcttcacaaCATTAACATCAGCTCAtcatgcaacacacctgattcaaattaaacgggTCTCTGAAAAGCTCTGCACag contains:
- the LOC121645374 gene encoding potassium voltage-gated channel subfamily G member 4-like, whose protein sequence is MPIISNTNQDFSTYSISTDDSSLDRFFTEIPETETLKGVYFQRAQLLRDPKASYVVDHTLQVLINVGGNRYTFPWSTLEQFPQSRLGRLRFCTTPEEIARLCDDYDETCQEYFFDRNPTAFRVILNFLAAGKLRLLRELCAVSLHDELDYWGVDPGHMERCCRRRMITRVEEVAERERKEEEWREKRLTIKKSTAQTEKGYHRLITTLREVMENPHSGLAGKIFACLSIIMVLVTVVSLCISTMPDLRDEENRGECSQKCRNMFVVESICVAWFTLEFVLRFVNAQSKLAFARGPLNIIDAIAILPYYVSLVVDVGDESQEDVIMGASRGYLDKLSLILRLLRALRILYVMRLARHSLGLQTLGLTMQRSMREFGLLLLFVCVAVTLFSPLVHLAESELAPFAATHPHQRFSSIPASYWWAIISMTTVGYGDMVPRSIPGQVVALISILSGILIMAFPATSIFHTFSRSYQELKQEYERVWKQERHQGTVEGSWSKADYSPEFKPMSKEDNNEVLSRKTH